In the Haloferula helveola genome, one interval contains:
- the chrA gene encoding chromate efflux transporter, translated as MQRPLGEIFTAFLKLGLISFGGPVAHLGYFHEEFVVRRKWLNEEAYADLVALCQFLPGPASSQVVFALGLRRGGLPGGLIASLCFTLPSAMLLILFALGVSSLGEIGNAGWLQGLKLAAVAVVAHAVVGMATKLCPDWPRRTLALVLAAALLSWPGVVGQLGAIGIGATFGWIVYRRREKGNLPAPGPAASRSGAIALTLFAILLIGLPFAAIWTDSAGLTVFDRFYRAGSLVFGGGHVVLPLLRAEVVPPGWIRDESFLAGYGAAQAVPGPLFTFAAYLGAGLEYGPSGWGGGLLCLVAIFLPALLLVGGALPFWELLRARPEARAALTGTNAAVVGILLAAFVNPVWMEGVRGAVHFGIALAAFAALTFAKAPSWLVVVGCAGVGAALL; from the coding sequence ATGCAGCGGCCGCTAGGCGAGATATTCACCGCGTTCCTGAAGCTGGGCCTGATCTCGTTCGGCGGCCCGGTCGCGCATCTCGGTTACTTCCACGAGGAATTCGTCGTCCGCCGCAAATGGCTCAACGAGGAGGCGTATGCGGACCTCGTCGCCCTCTGCCAGTTCCTTCCTGGCCCGGCGAGTAGCCAGGTCGTTTTTGCACTGGGCCTCCGCCGGGGCGGACTTCCCGGCGGTCTGATTGCATCACTGTGTTTCACGCTGCCTTCGGCGATGCTGCTGATTCTCTTCGCCTTGGGAGTCTCGTCACTCGGTGAGATCGGTAACGCCGGTTGGCTCCAAGGGCTCAAACTCGCGGCGGTGGCGGTGGTGGCCCATGCGGTGGTCGGAATGGCGACCAAGCTCTGTCCCGACTGGCCGCGACGCACCCTCGCTCTCGTGCTCGCCGCGGCCTTGCTCAGTTGGCCGGGCGTGGTCGGGCAGCTCGGCGCGATTGGCATCGGCGCGACCTTTGGCTGGATCGTCTATCGTCGGCGTGAAAAGGGGAATCTGCCCGCCCCTGGGCCGGCTGCGAGTCGATCCGGGGCGATTGCACTGACGCTCTTCGCGATCCTCTTGATCGGTCTGCCGTTCGCGGCGATCTGGACCGATTCCGCCGGCCTCACGGTTTTCGACCGCTTCTACCGCGCAGGATCGCTGGTTTTCGGGGGTGGCCATGTCGTCCTGCCGTTGCTCCGGGCGGAAGTCGTCCCACCGGGCTGGATCAGAGATGAATCTTTCCTCGCCGGCTACGGCGCCGCCCAAGCCGTCCCGGGACCGCTTTTCACCTTCGCGGCCTATCTTGGAGCCGGACTCGAGTACGGACCCAGCGGCTGGGGCGGGGGACTGCTCTGCCTGGTCGCGATCTTCCTCCCGGCACTGCTGCTGGTCGGAGGCGCTTTACCCTTTTGGGAACTCCTGCGTGCCCGGCCTGAGGCGCGGGCCGCACTGACCGGCACCAACGCGGCGGTGGTGGGCATCCTGCTCGCCGCTTTCGTCAATCCGGTCTGGATGGAGGGCGTCCGGGGAGCGGTTCACTTCGGCATCGCCCTTGCTGCCTTTGCGGCTCTGACCTTCGCCAAAGCGCCGTCGTGGCTGGTGGTCGTCGGATGTGCCGGCGTCGGAGCGGCGCTTCTCTAG
- a CDS encoding DUF1980 domain-containing protein, which yields MKNRVLSRALRSIALISWGGVLVYFYTSNRLVKYLAPDFRLIAFAGGLGLIVMGLFTLLTAREVASCGHDHGPEDEHDHETLDVHPLAAFLIMVVPLFLGVAWTKDQYSIAALSRKGLNDSPSDAGSLFLSSVLPPLTKEIIEKQHPPDENGYRKFPLMELFFSSADPEMRELVEGMSVVTEGRLVADADGKPGEYRLYRLFITCCAADSRPIPIIARFKPEALPQVENNTWMTLSGTITFPDEGEGPQPVLVVDFGEATEAPFEESFMRGF from the coding sequence GTGAAGAACCGAGTCCTCAGCCGCGCCCTCCGGTCCATCGCCCTGATCAGTTGGGGCGGCGTGCTGGTTTACTTCTACACCAGCAACCGGTTGGTGAAGTACCTGGCGCCGGACTTCCGCCTGATCGCCTTCGCCGGTGGCCTCGGGCTGATCGTCATGGGGCTGTTCACCCTGCTGACCGCCCGCGAGGTGGCAAGTTGCGGTCACGATCACGGACCCGAGGACGAGCATGATCACGAGACGCTGGACGTACACCCACTGGCCGCATTTCTGATCATGGTCGTCCCGCTGTTCCTCGGAGTCGCGTGGACCAAGGACCAGTATTCGATTGCGGCGCTGTCGCGAAAGGGCCTCAACGATTCGCCGTCCGACGCCGGCTCGTTGTTTCTCTCCTCGGTCCTGCCGCCACTGACCAAGGAGATCATCGAGAAGCAGCACCCGCCCGATGAGAACGGCTACAGGAAGTTCCCGCTGATGGAGCTGTTCTTCAGCAGCGCCGATCCGGAAATGCGCGAGCTGGTCGAGGGCATGTCGGTCGTCACCGAGGGCCGTCTGGTCGCCGATGCCGATGGCAAACCTGGCGAATACCGGCTCTATCGGCTGTTCATCACCTGCTGCGCCGCCGACAGCCGCCCGATCCCGATCATCGCCCGATTCAAGCCCGAGGCCCTGCCGCAGGTGGAAAACAACACCTGGATGACCCTCTCGGGTACGATCACCTTTCCCGATGAAGGGGAAGGTCCCCAGCCGGTGCTCGTCGTCGATTTCGGCGAAGCCACCGAGGCTCCGTTTGAGGAGTCATTTATGCGGGGTTTTTAG
- a CDS encoding permease, with translation MAILPAVSGDARQDFAFAFLSILFEGAPFILLGTLISGFIDIYLPANTMDRLLPKRTLPAVLVAGLLGGILPVCECAVVPVIRRLVKKGLPVSCALTYMLAAPIVNPITALSTWKAFKGPMVSLGELGTASASTVMTVSRLGLGFLVAVGVGLLIARLPLRKILRQRLLDSLSKEEPESDKHDHHDCGHDHSHDHDHHDGCCGHDHHHDDHSHDHEHGSRMIAAFRSAMRDFTDVGVYFVVGVAITALFNTGIAPGAKWLDGLAENPWQAPAALMVLAFVLSLCSTSDAFIAATLDKFTWGAKLAFLTFGPMMDVKLIFLYQTVLKRRFILLLCLGLFLAIGLGAIAWQFGINALNP, from the coding sequence GTGGCCATCCTTCCGGCCGTGTCCGGAGACGCCCGACAGGACTTCGCTTTCGCCTTCCTGAGCATCCTTTTCGAAGGGGCGCCGTTCATTCTGCTCGGAACGCTGATCAGCGGCTTCATCGATATCTACCTGCCGGCCAATACCATGGACCGGCTGCTGCCGAAGCGGACGCTTCCGGCGGTGCTGGTCGCCGGTCTGTTAGGCGGGATCCTGCCGGTCTGCGAGTGCGCGGTGGTTCCGGTGATCCGGCGGCTGGTGAAGAAGGGCCTGCCGGTGTCGTGCGCGCTGACCTACATGCTCGCCGCGCCGATCGTGAACCCGATCACGGCGCTCTCAACCTGGAAGGCCTTCAAGGGCCCGATGGTTTCGCTGGGCGAACTCGGCACCGCCAGTGCCAGCACGGTGATGACGGTCTCCCGGCTCGGGCTGGGATTCCTGGTGGCGGTCGGGGTCGGACTGCTGATCGCCCGCCTCCCGCTTCGCAAAATCCTGCGCCAGCGCCTGCTCGATTCCCTGTCGAAGGAGGAACCCGAAAGCGACAAGCACGACCATCACGATTGCGGTCACGATCATTCCCATGATCACGATCATCACGATGGTTGCTGCGGTCACGATCATCATCACGACGACCACTCCCATGACCACGAGCATGGCAGCCGGATGATCGCGGCGTTCCGTTCGGCGATGCGCGACTTCACCGACGTGGGTGTCTATTTCGTGGTCGGCGTGGCGATCACCGCGCTGTTCAACACCGGCATCGCGCCGGGCGCGAAGTGGCTCGACGGTCTCGCCGAAAATCCGTGGCAGGCACCGGCAGCGCTGATGGTGCTGGCCTTCGTGCTGAGCCTCTGCAGCACCTCGGACGCCTTCATCGCGGCGACCTTGGACAAGTTCACTTGGGGCGCGAAGCTGGCGTTCCTGACCTTCGGTCCGATGATGGACGTGAAGCTGATTTTCCTCTACCAGACGGTGCTCAAGCGCCGTTTCATCCTACTTCTCTGCCTCGGCCTGTTCCTCGCGATCGGCCTCGGCGCCATCGCCTGGCAGTTCGGCATCAACGCGCTCAACCCGTGA
- a CDS encoding DCC1-like thiol-disulfide oxidoreductase family protein, whose amino-acid sequence MKAMSPWQFTIFRILFGSYLCVHFLHLAPWAGELFGAGGLIGDPSINPAHGLFPNPLDLPIPDGWLTAIVVLLAGSSLLFTAGVWRKPAALVLWFGWTALFHRNNLISNPSVPYIGLLLVLSLLVPGGEPWSRGPRNADWAMPKWVFRCAWILMAAGYTFSGITKLSSPSWTDGSAMRFLLENPLARPGWMRDLMLSLPEGLLKVMTWGTLAAELLFLPLALWSRTRPWIWLTLVLMHFGIVAVVDFADLSLGMLMIHLFTFDPAWLKPKAKRPLLVRFDGECLMCSNTIRFVADEDREKLVRFTKLETDGNRAPETMLVETGERTLDRSDGVLAILDALGGHWRAFAIAGRLIPRPLRNALYNFIARHRYRWFGKGDACALPSEALRERLE is encoded by the coding sequence ATGAAAGCGATGTCCCCATGGCAGTTCACGATCTTCCGGATCCTTTTCGGAAGCTACCTCTGCGTGCACTTCCTGCACCTCGCGCCGTGGGCCGGCGAGTTGTTCGGAGCGGGCGGGCTGATCGGTGATCCGTCGATCAACCCGGCGCACGGCCTGTTCCCGAATCCCCTCGACCTGCCGATCCCCGACGGCTGGCTTACGGCGATTGTCGTACTTCTCGCGGGCTCCTCGCTGCTCTTCACCGCCGGTGTCTGGCGCAAGCCGGCGGCGCTGGTGCTGTGGTTCGGTTGGACCGCCCTCTTCCACCGCAACAACCTGATCTCGAACCCATCGGTGCCCTACATCGGCCTCCTGCTCGTGCTCTCGCTGCTGGTGCCCGGTGGCGAGCCGTGGAGCCGCGGACCCCGCAATGCCGACTGGGCGATGCCGAAGTGGGTTTTCCGCTGTGCGTGGATCCTGATGGCGGCCGGCTACACCTTTTCCGGCATCACCAAGCTCAGTTCGCCGAGCTGGACCGACGGCTCGGCCATGAGATTTCTGTTAGAGAACCCCTTGGCCCGTCCCGGCTGGATGCGCGACCTGATGCTTTCGCTGCCCGAAGGCCTGCTCAAGGTCATGACCTGGGGCACGCTCGCAGCCGAGCTGCTGTTCCTGCCGCTGGCGCTGTGGTCGCGGACCCGGCCGTGGATCTGGCTGACGCTGGTGCTGATGCATTTCGGCATCGTGGCGGTCGTCGACTTCGCCGATCTCAGTCTCGGGATGTTGATGATCCACCTCTTCACCTTCGACCCGGCCTGGCTGAAGCCGAAGGCGAAACGACCGCTGCTGGTGCGCTTCGACGGCGAGTGTCTGATGTGCTCGAACACCATCCGTTTCGTCGCCGATGAGGACCGCGAGAAGCTGGTCCGGTTCACCAAGCTCGAGACGGATGGCAACCGCGCGCCCGAGACCATGCTGGTCGAGACCGGCGAGCGCACGCTCGACCGCTCCGACGGCGTGCTGGCGATCCTCGACGCGCTCGGCGGCCATTGGCGGGCATTCGCCATCGCCGGCCGCCTTATCCCCCGCCCTCTCCGCAATGCGCTCTACAACTTCATCGCCCGGCACCGCTACCGTTGGTTCGGCAAAGGCGACGCCTGCGCCCTGCCGAGCGAAGCGTTGAGGGAGAGGCTGGAGTGA
- a CDS encoding sterol desaturase family protein, with protein sequence MILILVIVATLMVAIERLWPGQKLPTVRWWWLRILFVNVAQLGIVIVAGLSWDRWLSSVSLLRLSEWMNPWAAAGIAYFVSSFIYYFWHRLRHESDFFWRLCHQLHHSPRRIELLASFYKHPVEILINSVLSALIVYTLLGLSVQAAAIYTGITAIAEYFYHWNVRTPRWVGWIIQRPESHRVHHQYKHHSQNYADLPLFDWLFGTLKNPSASPKRCGFTPRGEQRFGEMLAFRDIHKTPLPPTCFGCRKRWACYASAQEQESGGICGASQREEGLPNAGRKHKQPCTVGGRDGARTPVRIIPEPPSGLKSAHH encoded by the coding sequence GTGATTCTCATTCTCGTCATTGTCGCGACCCTGATGGTCGCCATTGAGCGCCTCTGGCCGGGCCAGAAGCTGCCCACCGTCCGCTGGTGGTGGTTGCGGATCCTGTTCGTGAACGTCGCCCAGCTGGGCATCGTCATCGTCGCGGGTCTGAGCTGGGACCGCTGGCTTTCCTCGGTCTCGCTGCTCCGCCTCAGCGAGTGGATGAACCCATGGGCCGCCGCCGGGATCGCCTACTTCGTCTCAAGCTTCATCTACTACTTCTGGCACCGGCTGCGTCACGAGTCGGACTTCTTCTGGCGGCTCTGCCACCAACTTCACCATTCGCCGCGGCGGATCGAACTGCTCGCCAGCTTCTACAAGCACCCGGTGGAGATCCTGATCAACTCGGTCCTCTCGGCGCTGATCGTCTACACGCTGCTCGGCCTGTCGGTGCAGGCGGCCGCGATCTACACCGGCATCACCGCGATCGCCGAGTACTTCTACCACTGGAATGTCCGCACGCCGCGATGGGTTGGCTGGATCATCCAGCGGCCGGAGAGCCACCGGGTGCATCACCAGTACAAGCATCACAGCCAGAACTACGCCGATCTCCCCCTGTTCGACTGGTTGTTCGGAACCTTGAAGAACCCGTCGGCATCACCGAAGCGCTGCGGCTTCACCCCCCGGGGCGAGCAGCGTTTCGGTGAAATGCTGGCCTTCCGCGACATCCACAAGACCCCCCTGCCCCCGACCTGCTTCGGCTGCCGCAAACGCTGGGCCTGCTACGCCTCGGCCCAGGAGCAGGAGTCCGGCGGGATCTGCGGCGCATCGCAGCGAGAGGAAGGCCTTCCGAACGCGGGCCGAAAGCACAAGCAGCCTTGCACGGTCGGCGGCCGCGACGGCGCGCGGACTCCGGTCCGTATCATCCCGGAACCACCAAGCGGACTGAAGTCCGCGCACCATTGA
- a CDS encoding LysR family transcriptional regulator, translating into MPQPLPNLHHLELFYHVAKAGGITAAVRSMPYGIQQPAVSGQISQLEKDLGVRLFQRRPFQLTPAGRELYEFSAPFFGGLGVVAERIAGKASKHLRLAAPATVIREHLPSVLEAVRKDCPELELSLFDADQRTIHGRLEREEVDLAIAELEDKPPSGTHSELLITMPLVLLVPVAWKRAGLGLEELAASKPLIRPADDTSMSRLFAKGLSRAGIHWPSRIEVSTLELVEAYVARGFGAGLSVMVPGVKLPKGVAAVALDGFPELKIAGLWRGKLGPLAEKVLGALKERARR; encoded by the coding sequence ATGCCCCAACCCCTCCCGAACCTCCACCACCTCGAGTTGTTCTACCATGTGGCCAAGGCCGGGGGCATCACCGCGGCGGTGCGCTCGATGCCCTACGGCATCCAGCAGCCGGCGGTGAGCGGCCAGATCAGCCAGCTTGAGAAGGACCTCGGCGTGCGCCTGTTCCAGCGGCGGCCGTTCCAGCTCACACCGGCCGGACGGGAGCTGTACGAATTCAGTGCTCCGTTCTTCGGTGGACTCGGCGTGGTGGCGGAGAGGATCGCCGGCAAGGCGTCGAAGCATCTGAGGCTCGCCGCGCCGGCCACCGTGATCCGCGAGCACCTCCCGTCGGTCCTCGAGGCGGTGCGCAAGGATTGCCCCGAGCTCGAACTGTCGCTCTTCGATGCCGACCAGCGGACGATCCACGGACGGCTCGAGCGCGAGGAAGTCGATCTGGCGATCGCCGAGCTCGAGGACAAGCCGCCGTCGGGGACGCACAGCGAGCTTCTCATTACGATGCCTCTCGTACTTCTGGTGCCGGTCGCTTGGAAGCGGGCCGGTCTCGGCCTCGAGGAACTCGCGGCTTCGAAGCCCTTGATCCGGCCGGCCGACGACACGTCCATGTCGCGCCTGTTTGCCAAGGGCCTGAGCCGCGCCGGCATCCACTGGCCGTCGCGGATCGAGGTCAGCACCCTGGAGTTGGTCGAAGCCTACGTCGCGCGCGGATTCGGAGCCGGCCTCAGCGTGATGGTGCCCGGCGTAAAGCTGCCGAAGGGTGTCGCCGCGGTGGCGCTCGACGGCTTTCCCGAACTGAAGATCGCCGGCCTGTGGCGTGGAAAACTCGGCCCGCTGGCGGAGAAGGTGCTGGGTGCTCTCAAAGAGCGGGCCCGGCGGTGA
- the queG gene encoding tRNA epoxyqueuosine(34) reductase QueG: MTPAESIKSAAAELGFDDCRIAAASRASHADAFESWIDDGCHGDMGWMERTPHRRCDPREVLPGCRSVVTLALNYYPGPNPDTGWRIARYSWNDDYHDLIEKKLKQLDAAMSELGGTQRYYVDTGPVLERDFATDAGLGWNGKSTVQIHRHLGTWFFLAELLTTLDLPPDQPFGDHCGKCTRCIDACPTDAITAPHRVDARRCISYLTIEHKGPIPEEFRAAIGDRLYGCDECLEVCPWNRFARLSREASFHAREEVFALKARDFLSLNDEEFRTLFRKSPIKRIKRPRFLRNVCVVLGNTGTEDDLPALRQAATDADPLIAEHAEWALRRLSERGV; this comes from the coding sequence ATGACGCCCGCCGAATCGATCAAGTCCGCCGCCGCCGAGCTCGGCTTCGACGACTGCCGGATCGCGGCCGCGTCGAGGGCAAGCCATGCCGATGCCTTCGAGTCGTGGATTGATGACGGCTGCCATGGCGACATGGGCTGGATGGAACGCACGCCGCACCGGCGCTGCGACCCGCGCGAAGTGCTTCCCGGCTGCAGGTCGGTGGTCACCCTCGCCCTGAACTACTATCCCGGCCCCAACCCGGACACCGGCTGGAGGATCGCGCGCTACTCGTGGAACGACGACTACCACGACCTGATCGAGAAAAAGCTCAAGCAGCTCGACGCTGCGATGTCGGAACTCGGCGGCACCCAGCGCTACTACGTCGATACCGGCCCGGTGCTCGAGCGCGACTTCGCGACCGACGCCGGACTCGGATGGAACGGCAAGTCGACCGTGCAGATCCATCGCCACCTCGGCACCTGGTTCTTCCTCGCCGAACTTCTGACCACCCTTGACCTGCCGCCTGACCAACCCTTCGGCGATCATTGCGGCAAGTGCACCCGATGCATCGACGCCTGCCCGACCGATGCCATTACGGCGCCGCACCGCGTCGACGCCCGCCGTTGCATTTCCTACCTCACCATCGAGCACAAGGGCCCGATTCCGGAAGAGTTCCGTGCCGCAATCGGCGACCGGCTCTACGGCTGCGACGAGTGCCTTGAGGTCTGCCCGTGGAACCGCTTCGCCAGGCTTTCCCGTGAGGCGAGCTTCCATGCGCGGGAGGAGGTCTTTGCTCTGAAGGCACGCGACTTCCTGTCGCTGAACGACGAGGAGTTCCGTACTTTGTTTCGGAAGAGCCCGATCAAACGCATCAAGCGCCCGCGGTTCCTGAGGAACGTATGCGTTGTGCTCGGAAATACGGGCACCGAAGACGACCTGCCGGCATTGAGGCAGGCTGCGACAGATGCGGACCCGTTGATTGCGGAGCACGCCGAGTGGGCTCTGCGCAGGCTGTCGGAACGCGGAGTCTGA
- a CDS encoding endonuclease/exonuclease/phosphatase family protein produces MINRWYAAMATLLTLVSGANADRIGTYNIRYDNPGDRKSGNAWEQRAPVVAGIIRFHDFDIVGTQEGFRHQVDDLRKLLPDHLCSTHGRDNGAEQGEQIAIFFKKDLYELAADGCFWLSETPDKPSKGWDAGLRRICGWAQFKPKSGGDPFYVFSVHFDHRGEQARQESAKLLLAKVDEIAGNAPAFVLGDFNADQNSTTYRLLEDSPRLADTFRTSEFRFAPNGTANRFDAASMTSSRIDHVFAPEGAAIARFGILTDTYRVAKSSEAADQTSGNFPKEVKFGDFEIRLPSDHYPVLVETR; encoded by the coding sequence ATGATCAATCGATGGTATGCCGCGATGGCCACACTCCTGACTTTGGTGAGCGGAGCAAACGCGGACCGGATCGGCACCTACAACATCCGCTACGACAATCCCGGAGACCGCAAGTCGGGCAACGCGTGGGAGCAAAGGGCACCGGTCGTGGCCGGCATCATCCGTTTCCACGACTTCGACATCGTCGGCACCCAGGAGGGCTTCCGCCATCAGGTCGACGACCTCCGCAAGCTGCTCCCCGACCACCTCTGCTCTACCCACGGCCGGGACAACGGTGCGGAGCAAGGCGAACAGATCGCCATCTTCTTCAAGAAGGACCTCTACGAGCTGGCGGCCGATGGCTGCTTCTGGCTCTCCGAAACTCCCGACAAGCCAAGCAAAGGCTGGGACGCGGGGCTGCGACGGATTTGCGGCTGGGCCCAATTCAAGCCGAAGTCGGGTGGCGATCCGTTCTACGTCTTCAGCGTCCACTTCGACCACCGCGGCGAACAGGCGCGGCAGGAAAGTGCGAAGCTGCTGCTGGCAAAGGTCGATGAGATCGCCGGAAATGCCCCGGCCTTCGTCCTCGGCGACTTCAATGCGGATCAGAACAGCACGACCTACCGGCTCCTCGAGGACTCTCCACGGCTGGCCGACACCTTCCGCACCTCGGAATTCCGATTCGCTCCGAATGGCACCGCCAACCGATTCGACGCGGCATCGATGACGTCCAGCAGGATCGACCATGTCTTCGCTCCGGAAGGCGCGGCCATCGCGCGCTTCGGCATCCTGACCGATACCTACCGGGTCGCGAAATCAAGTGAGGCTGCCGATCAGACGTCGGGCAATTTCCCGAAGGAGGTGAAATTCGGCGACTTCGAGATCCGCCTGCCTTCGGACCACTATCCGGTGCTGGTGGAGACCCGCTGA
- a CDS encoding shikimate kinase, producing the protein MSSEIPKNIILVGFMGCGKSTIGRRLGQMLGYPFVDTDDLIESKAGMPITEIFERRGEEMFRQLEAAVLQELGSKDAGRAIIATGGGIIGRRRNRRLLKELGFVVWLQVSPDTIIARTKRNRDRPLLATDNPRERIDRLLAEREPLYREVADLELDTSELDAEEIACGILESARYHFTGGA; encoded by the coding sequence ATGAGCTCGGAAATTCCGAAAAACATCATCCTCGTCGGCTTCATGGGCTGCGGGAAGTCGACCATCGGCCGACGGCTCGGCCAGATGCTCGGCTATCCGTTTGTCGATACTGACGATCTGATCGAGTCGAAGGCCGGTATGCCGATCACCGAGATCTTCGAGAGGCGCGGCGAGGAAATGTTCCGCCAGCTCGAAGCGGCTGTGCTCCAGGAGCTCGGATCGAAGGATGCTGGGCGCGCGATCATCGCCACCGGCGGAGGGATCATCGGCCGACGCCGCAACCGACGCCTGCTCAAGGAGCTGGGCTTCGTCGTCTGGCTGCAGGTTTCGCCCGATACGATCATCGCCCGCACCAAACGCAATCGGGACCGGCCGCTGCTGGCCACCGACAACCCGCGCGAAAGGATCGACCGTCTGCTCGCCGAGCGCGAGCCGCTGTATCGGGAGGTCGCGGATCTCGAGCTCGATACTTCCGAGCTTGATGCCGAGGAAATCGCGTGCGGCATCCTCGAGAGCGCCCGTTACCACTTCACCGGCGGCGCCTGA
- a CDS encoding PH domain-containing protein, with protein MSEDILWKGSPSQILNLGKHLVGVLLLAGIGVGGAFFPPVWFAIPLPLLWMLWNYLKVRCRVYELTNERLRLYDGVLNQTIDELELYRVKDTTMDRPFWFRMFGLSTLHLDTSDRSHPKVDLEAIADGVNLRETLRKQVEHWRDRKRVREVDFEDGDDMEGDGLDI; from the coding sequence ATGAGCGAGGACATTCTCTGGAAAGGCAGCCCGTCCCAAATTCTGAACCTCGGCAAGCACCTCGTCGGTGTGCTGCTGCTGGCGGGCATCGGTGTCGGGGGAGCATTCTTCCCGCCGGTCTGGTTCGCGATCCCTTTGCCGCTGCTGTGGATGCTGTGGAACTACCTCAAGGTGCGCTGCCGGGTCTACGAGCTGACCAACGAGCGGCTCCGTCTCTACGACGGCGTGCTCAACCAGACGATTGACGAACTCGAGCTCTACCGGGTCAAGGACACCACCATGGACCGGCCGTTCTGGTTCCGCATGTTCGGCTTGTCGACCTTGCACCTCGACACCTCCGACCGCTCGCATCCGAAGGTCGATCTCGAGGCGATTGCCGACGGTGTGAACCTGCGCGAGACATTGCGCAAGCAGGTCGAACACTGGCGCGACCGCAAGCGGGTGCGCGAGGTCGACTTCGAGGATGGCGACGACATGGAAGGTGACGGCCTCGATATCTGA
- a CDS encoding 2-enoyl thioester reductase domain-containing protein produces MKILRFSTFGQAADVLSLEDHEPASLNDGDVRLRVLASPINPADLNFIEGTYGVKPELPAVAGIEGCAEVTESRSAEFAPGDRCIFIAQAELWAEETVVPASTLVKLPAGIDPVQAAMLKVNPATAWQMLTGFATLPEGSWVVQNAANSGVGQSVIQLAPLLGLRTINLVRRESLFDELKALGADHVLLDDSDGVDAAKSICGSDRPALALNAVGGDSALRLMNILGPGGIHVTYGAMGRKPLKVPNGLLIFKNLQLRGFWLTEWLRHASVDEVRGVYQRLAEVMADGKLKLPVDSTHPLADFAAAFARNGSPERDGKVLFVP; encoded by the coding sequence ATGAAGATCCTCCGTTTCTCAACCTTCGGCCAAGCCGCCGATGTTCTCTCACTCGAAGACCACGAGCCCGCCTCACTCAACGACGGCGACGTGCGGCTGCGCGTGCTGGCCTCGCCGATCAATCCCGCCGACCTGAATTTCATCGAGGGCACGTACGGCGTGAAACCCGAACTGCCGGCGGTAGCGGGAATCGAAGGCTGCGCCGAGGTGACCGAAAGCCGCTCGGCGGAGTTCGCCCCCGGCGACCGTTGCATCTTCATCGCCCAGGCCGAACTCTGGGCCGAGGAAACGGTCGTGCCGGCCTCGACTCTCGTGAAGCTTCCCGCGGGCATCGATCCGGTGCAGGCCGCCATGCTGAAGGTGAACCCGGCGACCGCATGGCAAATGCTGACCGGCTTCGCCACCTTGCCGGAAGGCTCGTGGGTGGTGCAGAACGCCGCCAACTCGGGCGTGGGCCAATCGGTCATCCAGCTCGCCCCGCTGCTCGGGCTTCGTACGATCAATCTCGTACGTCGCGAGTCGCTCTTCGACGAACTGAAGGCGCTCGGCGCCGACCACGTGCTGCTCGATGATTCCGATGGTGTCGATGCCGCCAAGTCGATCTGCGGTTCCGACCGTCCGGCTCTCGCGCTGAATGCCGTCGGAGGGGACAGCGCGCTGCGCCTGATGAACATCCTCGGCCCCGGCGGCATCCATGTCACCTATGGCGCGATGGGGCGCAAGCCGCTCAAGGTTCCGAACGGCCTGCTCATATTCAAGAACCTCCAGCTCCGCGGCTTCTGGCTGACCGAGTGGCTTCGTCACGCGTCGGTCGACGAGGTGCGCGGCGTTTACCAACGCCTTGCCGAGGTGATGGCCGACGGGAAGCTGAAGCTACCGGTCGACTCGACCCATCCGCTTGCCGACTTCGCCGCGGCTTTCGCACGCAACGGATCGCCTGAGCGTGACGGCAAGGTACTGTTTGTCCCGTAA